GAAGATTATCCTGTACTGGCCTATGGAGTTAATCAGAACAATGGTTTGAAAATTGTTACCGACAAAGAAGATGGCGCTCCTTATGGTTTTGCAGTAAGCAAGGGGAAAAACCAGGAGCTTCTGGAGATGTTTAATACAGGTCTTGCGAACATCAAAGCTAACGGTGAGTATAAACGCATTACCGAAACATATCTGGGTGAGAACGCTCCGACTGTTGCTAATCAAGGTCGCTGGGAGCTAATTCAGAAATCTCTTCCTGCACTTTTTAAAGGTCTGGGAAACACACTTTTATACACGATTGTATCCCTGTTCTTCGCGTTTATCATCGGTCTGATTTTCGGATTTATGAAGGTGGGACAGAACAAATTCCTTCGTGGTGTTGCCACTGTATTTGTAGATATCTTCCGCGGCATTCCACTGATTGTCCTGGCATTCTTTATTTATTTCGGGATTCCACAGGCGATGGGCTTCACAATGCCATTGTTTTTGGCGGCTATTCTGACACTTAGTCTGAATGCAGGGGCGTACGTAACCGAGATTATCCGAGGCGGGATTCAATCGATTGATCGTGGTCAGATGGAGGCAGCTCGTTCATTGGGACTTCCTTATCGCAAAGCGATGATAAAGATTGTCATTCCGCAGGCAGTGCGGGTTATGATTCCGTCCTTCATTAACCAGATGGTTATCACGTTGAAGGATACGTCAATCTTGTCCGTTATTGGTCTCGTAGAGTTGACACAATCGGGTAAAATCGTTATTGCAAGAACGTTCTCCTCTTTTGACATATGGTTAACGGTTGCGGTTATGTACCTGATTGTCATTATCACATTGACCAAAGTTGCTGATTATCTGGAGGTGAAGGTTCGTCGTGGCTAAAATAAAAGTTGAAGGTTTGAAGAAAAGTTTTGGTACGAATCAGGTTCTCAAAGGAATTGATATGGCGGTCAACGAAGGAGAAGTTGTCTGTGTCATCGGGCCTTCCGGTTCGGGAAAAAGTACCTTCTTGCGCTGCATCAACCAATTAGATGTGATTA
This Paenibacillus xylanexedens DNA region includes the following protein-coding sequences:
- a CDS encoding amino acid ABC transporter substrate-binding protein/permease: MKTTKISFFILSLMLLLVSGLSGWVGNAAAASDSGKTYVIGTDVTFAPFEYEDENGDFVGIDMDLLDAIAKDQNFKYQIKSLGFNAAVQALEANQVDGVIAGMSITDERKAKFDFSDTYFESGVVMGVSANNDTIKSYEDLRGQKVAVKTGTEGFSFAESIASEYGFTIVPFDESYQMYEDVKTGNSVACFEDYPVLAYGVNQNNGLKIVTDKEDGAPYGFAVSKGKNQELLEMFNTGLANIKANGEYKRITETYLGENAPTVANQGRWELIQKSLPALFKGLGNTLLYTIVSLFFAFIIGLIFGFMKVGQNKFLRGVATVFVDIFRGIPLIVLAFFIYFGIPQAMGFTMPLFLAAILTLSLNAGAYVTEIIRGGIQSIDRGQMEAARSLGLPYRKAMIKIVIPQAVRVMIPSFINQMVITLKDTSILSVIGLVELTQSGKIVIARTFSSFDIWLTVAVMYLIVIITLTKVADYLEVKVRRG